The following coding sequences are from one Candidatus Eremiobacterota bacterium window:
- the frc gene encoding formyl-CoA transferase: MTADASPNGQPVRKALDGIKVLDMTHVQAGPSCTQILAWLGADVIKVELPGRGDITRGQLRDLPGVDSLYFTMLNCNKRSITLNTKSADGKAIFTKLIGHCDVLIENFGPGVLDRQGFSWEQISEINPRLIYASIKGFGPGEYEDLKAYEPIAQGMGGGMSTTGFESGPPTVLGPQIGDSGSGIHMVAAILAALYQRTHSGRGQRVTVAMQDAVLNLIRVKMRDHQRLQRGPLPEYPNKEFADFVPRSGNASGGGHPGVALRCFPGGPNDYVYIIVQPQIWAPLAKLIGRPQLAEDPAYATPEARVSHLEDVWSAIESFTHRFTKFEVLEQLKAIDVPCGPILSTKDLFEDESLRARGMIADVEHPERGKFATVGCPLVLSDTPVEITSSPLLGEHNEEILREIGWTGADAAQLRAAGVL, from the coding sequence ATGACGGCCGACGCCTCGCCGAACGGGCAACCCGTCCGAAAAGCGCTCGACGGGATCAAGGTCCTGGACATGACGCACGTCCAGGCGGGGCCGTCGTGTACGCAGATCCTGGCCTGGCTGGGCGCCGACGTGATCAAGGTCGAACTCCCGGGGCGCGGCGACATCACGCGCGGGCAGCTGCGCGATCTTCCCGGCGTCGACAGCCTGTACTTCACGATGCTGAACTGCAACAAGCGCAGCATCACGCTCAACACGAAATCCGCCGACGGCAAGGCGATCTTCACCAAGCTGATCGGGCACTGCGACGTGCTGATCGAGAACTTCGGCCCCGGCGTCCTCGACCGGCAGGGGTTCAGCTGGGAGCAGATCAGCGAGATCAACCCGCGCCTGATCTACGCGTCGATCAAAGGCTTCGGCCCCGGGGAGTACGAGGATCTCAAAGCGTACGAGCCGATTGCGCAAGGGATGGGCGGCGGAATGAGCACCACCGGGTTCGAGAGCGGCCCGCCGACCGTGCTCGGCCCGCAGATCGGCGACTCGGGGAGCGGGATCCACATGGTCGCCGCGATTCTGGCGGCGCTCTACCAGCGCACGCACAGCGGCCGCGGCCAGCGCGTCACGGTGGCGATGCAGGACGCGGTGCTGAACCTGATCCGGGTGAAGATGCGCGATCACCAGCGGCTTCAGCGCGGACCGCTGCCGGAATACCCGAACAAGGAGTTCGCCGACTTCGTCCCGCGCTCGGGAAACGCGTCCGGCGGCGGACATCCCGGCGTCGCGCTGCGCTGCTTCCCGGGCGGGCCGAACGACTACGTCTACATCATCGTTCAGCCGCAAATTTGGGCGCCGCTCGCGAAGCTCATCGGCCGCCCGCAGCTCGCCGAGGATCCGGCGTACGCGACGCCCGAGGCGCGCGTCTCGCATCTCGAGGACGTGTGGAGCGCGATCGAAAGCTTCACGCACCGTTTCACCAAGTTCGAGGTGCTCGAGCAGCTCAAGGCGATCGACGTGCCGTGCGGGCCGATCCTGAGCACCAAGGATCTCTTCGAGGACGAGTCGCTGCGCGCGCGCGGGATGATCGCCGATGTGGAGCATCCCGAACGCGGGAAGTTCGCGACCGTCGGCTGTCCGCTGGTGCTCTCCGACACGCCGGTGGAGATCACGAGCTCGCCGCTGCTCGGCGAGCACAACGAAGAGATCCTGCGCGAGATCGGTTGGACCGGCGCGGACGCCGCCCAGCTGCGTGCGGCGGGCGTTCTGTAG